A genomic stretch from Neodiprion fabricii isolate iyNeoFabr1 chromosome 3, iyNeoFabr1.1, whole genome shotgun sequence includes:
- the LOC124178754 gene encoding juvenile hormone epoxide hydrolase 1-like isoform X2: MVIDDLKTRLSRTRSLTKPLEGAAWTYGVNTGYLQTVLEYWREKYNWTERQALLNKYPQFKTNIQGLDIHFYHVKPTVPKDRPVRVLPLLLLHGWPGSVVEFQKAIPLLSTPRPDQDFVFELVVPSLPGYGFSDSAVRPGLGSAQVAVLMTNLMNRLGFEKFYTQGGDWGSLITTNIGILRPTNVLGAHLNLCSSRTVSSTLWSILGSYIPSLIVSDEHWSKMYPLSYHWSRLVEEMGYLHIQSTKPDTVGVALSDSPAGLAAYILEKFSTWTNPEYRFGEDGKLLEKFTIDELLDNLMLYWVTNSITTSMRLYSESFNSAQQSLKLDSANLRVPTGCAIFPHEISYQPESLLRLRYSDLVQVNHMPRGGHFAFFEEPQLLADDVWSFVGLVEKKKKTKQTATSTEL, encoded by the exons ATG GTTATTGATGATCTAAAAACACGCCTCAGTCGAACCCGATCCTTAACAAAGCCACTGGAAGGTGCAGCATGGACTTACGGAGTGAACACCGGGTACCTTCAAACGGTACTGGAATATTGGAGGGAAAAATACAACTGGACGGAACGCCAAGCGCTCCTGAATAAATACCCCCAGTTTAAAACGAATATTCAAG GTTTGGACATCCATTTTTATCACGTCAAGCCCACAGTTCCTAAGGATAGACCAGTTCGAGTACTGCCTTTGCTGTTGCTTCACGGTTGGCCAGGATCCGTCGTCGAATTCCAAAAGGCCATTCCTTTGCTTTCCACGCCACGTCCCGATCAAGACTTTGTTTTTGAACTAGTCGTGCCGTCGCTTCCGGGATACGGATTTTCCGACAGTGCGGTTCGGCCGGGATTAGGCAGTGCTCAG GTGGCGGTGTTGATGACGAATCTGATGAACCGATtgggatttgaaaaattctacacTCAAGGGGGGGATTGGGGAAGCCTTATCACGACGAACATTGGCATCCTCCGCCCCACAAA TGTTCTCGGAGCACACCTGAACTTGTGCAGCTCAAGAACAGTTTCCTCCACCTTGTGGAGCATTCTTGGCTCCTACATCCCGTCGCTGATTGTCAGCGATGAACACTGGTCCAAAATGTACCCTCTGAGTTACCATTGGTCACGTCTTGTCGAGGAGATGGGATATCTTCATATACAGTCAACCAAACCCGACACTGTCG GCGTCGCACTTAGTGACTCTCCAGCCGGACTAGCTGCCTACATTTTGGAGAAATTCAGCACCTGGACAAATCCGGAGTACAGATTCGGTGAAGACGGAAAATTGCTCGAAAAATTCACCATCGACGAGCTTTTGGACAACCTGATGTTATACTGGGTGACCAACTCAATCACGACCAGCATGCGCCTGTACTCTGAGAGTTTTAACTCGGCTCAACAAAGCTTGAAATTAGACTC AGCTAACCTACGAGTGCCAACAGGTTGCGCCATTTTTCCCCATGAAATTTCATATCAGCCGGAGTCACTGCTACGATTAAGATACTCGGATTTGGTTCAAGTGAATCACATGCCCCGCGGTGGCCACTTTGCCTTTTTCGAGGAACCTCAACTGCTCGCTGATGATGTGTGGTCTTTCGTTGGCctggtggagaaaaaaaagaagactaAACAAACTGCCACATCCACCGAGCTGTGA
- the LOC124178289 gene encoding juvenile hormone epoxide hydrolase 2-like — protein sequence MWKFTLLLLLLIYGAARYWSNSENPKAPAVPDDQYWGTRESHSEDKTIRPFKIDVKQEVIDDLKMRLSRTQSLRKPLEDIGWIYGVDSEHLQTVLEYWRTKYDWTKRQSLLNNYSQFETSIQGLDIHFYHVKPRIIEDSSIRVLPLLLVHGWPGSIVEFQRIIPLLTIPRDDRDFIFELIIPSLPGYGFSDPAARPGLGSTQVSQKLKRIYVYEQTSQRLNKWVNFGNYIRCIMAVDGLFHSKACRSNLTLIFFLSQSTDRKHRY from the exons ATGTGGAAATTCACGTTACTGTTATTGCTGTTGATCTATGGAGCTGCAAGGTACTggag TAACTCAGAAAATCCCAAAGCACCAGCAGTGCCTGACGACCAGTACTGGGGGACAAGAGAATCTCACTCGGAAGACAAAACTATTCGGCCATTCAAAATTGATGTCAAACAAGAG GTTATCGATGACCTTAAGATGCGCCTTAGCAGAACCCAATCTTTGAGAAAGCCACTCGAAGACATTGGATGGATTTACGGCGTAGACAGCGAGCACCTACAAACCGTACTGGAGTACTGGAGGACAAAGTACGACTGGACCAAACGTCAAAGCCTCCTTAACAATTATTCGCAGTTCGAGACCAGCATTCAAG GCTTGGACATCCACTTCTACCATGTGAAGCCCAGAATCATCGAGGACAGTTCTATCAGAGTTCTCCCTCTGCTGCTGGTCCACGGCTGGCCCGGATCCATCGTTGAATTTCAAAGGATCATCCCTCTTCTCACGATACCACGTGATGATCGGGATTTCATCTTTGAGCTTATCATACCATCGTTGCCAGGTTACGGGTTTTCGGACCCAGCAGCTCGCCCTGGTTTAGGCTCCACTCAGGTATCgcaaaaattgaagagaatATATGTGTATGAGCAGACGAGTCAACGTCTGAATAAATGggtgaattttggaaattataTTCGTTGTATAATGGCTGTTGATGGTTTGTTTCATTCGAAAGCATGTAGATCAAACTTGACtctcatatttttcttatcacAATCAACTGATAGGAAGCATCGTTATTGA
- the LOC124178753 gene encoding juvenile hormone epoxide hydrolase 1-like — MLKLGALSLLLIVGLVKYIGYKGEPEVPNLPGDQYWGQGKPTKIDESIRPFKIDIPKEVIDDLNKRLERTRSLRKPLEGAGWTYGMNSDYFKTVLEYWRTKYDWSKRQALLNKYPQFKTNIQGLDIHFYHVKPTIPKGSSIRVLPLLLIHGWPGSIVEFQKIIPLLMTPRSNQDFVFEVIAPSLPGYGFSDGATRPGLGNPQVTVLMKNLMTRLGFEQFYTQGGDWGSIVTANMGVLYPKSVSGIHLNFCLQNSPSSTLWSIIGAYIPSLVISDEHWSKMYPLSHHYSRLLEETGYMHIQATKPDTVGIALSDSPAGLAAYILEKFSTWTNPEYRFSQDGKLLEKFTMDELLDNVMIYWVTNSITTSMRLYAESLNSATRSLKLDVFPIKTPTACAMFPNEISYQSESLLRSRYTNLIQVNHMPRGGHFAAFEEPRLLADDLWSFVSKVEKKKQNEKTAKSSEL, encoded by the exons ATGCTGAAGCTAGGAGCTCTGTCGCTGCTCCTTATCGTTGGACTCGTAAAATATATCGG GTACAAGGGAGAGCCTGAGGTACCAAATCTACCTGGTGACCAGTATTGGGGACAGGGTAAACCTACAAAGATCGACGAAAGCATCCGGCCGTTCAAGATCGACATCCCAAAAGAG GTTATAGATGACCTGAACAAACGTTTGGAACGGACGCGGTCGTTAAGAAAGCCGCTGGAAGGTGCAGGATGGACTTACGGCATGAACAGCGATTACTTCAAAACGGTATTGGAATACTGGAGGACAAAGTACGACTGGAGTAAACGCCAGGCACTTCTCAACAAGTATCCCCAGTTCAAAACCAATATTCAAG GTTTGGACATCCACTTCTACCATGTCAAGCCTACAATTCCAAAGGGTAGTTCAATACGAGTTCTTCCTCTGCTGCTCATCCATGGCTGGCCAGGATCTATTGtcgaattccaaaaaatcaTCCCCCTTCTTATGACGCCACGTTCAAATCAGGATTTCGTCTTCGAAGTGATCGCACCATCGCTTCCAGGATACGGATTTTCCGACGGCGCAACTCGACCAGGCCTCGGAAATCCTCAG GTGACAgtgttgatgaaaaatctgatGACTCGGCTGGGATTTGAGCAATTCTACACTCAAGGTGGCGATTGGGGAAGCATCGTCACCGCAAACATGGGAGTTCTTTATCCCAAGAG cgtTTCTGGTATACACCTAAACTTTTGCTTGCAAAACTCCCCGTCATCCACTCTGTGGTCAATCATCGGCGCCTACATTCCATCTCTAGTTATCAGCGATGAACATTGGTCAAAAATGTATCCTCTTAGTCATCACTATTCCCGTCTTCTTGAAGAGACAGGATACATGCACATCCAGGCGACGAAACCCGATACCGTCG GAATCGCTCTTTCCGACTCTCCTGCCGGTCTGGCTGCATACATTTTGGAGAAGTTCAGCACCTGGACGAATCCCGAATACAGGTTCAGCCAAGACGGcaaattgttagaaaaattcacCATGGACGAGCTGTTGGACAATGTTATGATCTATTGGGTGACCAATTCTATCACTACCAGCATGCGCTTGTACGCCGAGAGTCTTAACTCGGCAACTCGAAGTCTCAAACTTGACGT GTTTCCCATCAAGACGCCAACGGCCTGCGCCATGTTTCCGAACGAGATCTCGTATCAATCAGAGTCTTTGCTGCGATCGAGATATACGAATTTGATTCAAGTAAACCACATGCCTCGGGGCGGTCATTTCGCCGCTTTTGAGGAGCCGCGGCTTCTTGCTGACGATCTCTGGTCTTTTGTTAGTAAggtggagaagaaaaaacaaaatgaaaaaactgcGAAATCTTCAGAATTGTAA
- the LOC124178754 gene encoding juvenile hormone epoxide hydrolase 1-like isoform X1, which produces MWKLTLVSLLLIYGIAKYIGSTGQPELPVLPSDQYWGPGQAREVDKSIRPFKIDIPKQVIDDLKTRLSRTRSLTKPLEGAAWTYGVNTGYLQTVLEYWREKYNWTERQALLNKYPQFKTNIQGLDIHFYHVKPTVPKDRPVRVLPLLLLHGWPGSVVEFQKAIPLLSTPRPDQDFVFELVVPSLPGYGFSDSAVRPGLGSAQVAVLMTNLMNRLGFEKFYTQGGDWGSLITTNIGILRPTNVLGAHLNLCSSRTVSSTLWSILGSYIPSLIVSDEHWSKMYPLSYHWSRLVEEMGYLHIQSTKPDTVGVALSDSPAGLAAYILEKFSTWTNPEYRFGEDGKLLEKFTIDELLDNLMLYWVTNSITTSMRLYSESFNSAQQSLKLDSANLRVPTGCAIFPHEISYQPESLLRLRYSDLVQVNHMPRGGHFAFFEEPQLLADDVWSFVGLVEKKKKTKQTATSTEL; this is translated from the exons ATGTGGAAACTGACGCTCGTGTCATTACTCCTTATTTACGGAATAGCCAAATATATCGG ATCCACCGGACAGCCTGAATTACCTGTCCTACCAAGTGATCAGTATTGGGGACCAGGACAAGCTCGTGAGGTCGACAAAAGCATCCGTCCGTTCAAAATTGACATTCCAAAACAG GTTATTGATGATCTAAAAACACGCCTCAGTCGAACCCGATCCTTAACAAAGCCACTGGAAGGTGCAGCATGGACTTACGGAGTGAACACCGGGTACCTTCAAACGGTACTGGAATATTGGAGGGAAAAATACAACTGGACGGAACGCCAAGCGCTCCTGAATAAATACCCCCAGTTTAAAACGAATATTCAAG GTTTGGACATCCATTTTTATCACGTCAAGCCCACAGTTCCTAAGGATAGACCAGTTCGAGTACTGCCTTTGCTGTTGCTTCACGGTTGGCCAGGATCCGTCGTCGAATTCCAAAAGGCCATTCCTTTGCTTTCCACGCCACGTCCCGATCAAGACTTTGTTTTTGAACTAGTCGTGCCGTCGCTTCCGGGATACGGATTTTCCGACAGTGCGGTTCGGCCGGGATTAGGCAGTGCTCAG GTGGCGGTGTTGATGACGAATCTGATGAACCGATtgggatttgaaaaattctacacTCAAGGGGGGGATTGGGGAAGCCTTATCACGACGAACATTGGCATCCTCCGCCCCACAAA TGTTCTCGGAGCACACCTGAACTTGTGCAGCTCAAGAACAGTTTCCTCCACCTTGTGGAGCATTCTTGGCTCCTACATCCCGTCGCTGATTGTCAGCGATGAACACTGGTCCAAAATGTACCCTCTGAGTTACCATTGGTCACGTCTTGTCGAGGAGATGGGATATCTTCATATACAGTCAACCAAACCCGACACTGTCG GCGTCGCACTTAGTGACTCTCCAGCCGGACTAGCTGCCTACATTTTGGAGAAATTCAGCACCTGGACAAATCCGGAGTACAGATTCGGTGAAGACGGAAAATTGCTCGAAAAATTCACCATCGACGAGCTTTTGGACAACCTGATGTTATACTGGGTGACCAACTCAATCACGACCAGCATGCGCCTGTACTCTGAGAGTTTTAACTCGGCTCAACAAAGCTTGAAATTAGACTC AGCTAACCTACGAGTGCCAACAGGTTGCGCCATTTTTCCCCATGAAATTTCATATCAGCCGGAGTCACTGCTACGATTAAGATACTCGGATTTGGTTCAAGTGAATCACATGCCCCGCGGTGGCCACTTTGCCTTTTTCGAGGAACCTCAACTGCTCGCTGATGATGTGTGGTCTTTCGTTGGCctggtggagaaaaaaaagaagactaAACAAACTGCCACATCCACCGAGCTGTGA
- the LOC124178751 gene encoding juvenile hormone epoxide hydrolase 1-like: MWKIVFIVLLVIFAVSRLFSSYADVPEVPNIPTDQHWGPGESRIVNTNIRPFKIDVPKEIIDDLNARLSRTRSLRKPLDSAGWTYGVNSEHLQTVLEYWRTKYNWTERQTLLNKYPQFKTNIQGLDIHFYHVKPTVPKGSSVKVLPLLLVHGWPGSVVEFQKIIPLLTTPRSNNDFVFEVIAPSLPGYGFSDAAIRPGLGNAQMSVVLKNLMSRLGFEKFYTQGGDWGSLITANMGVLFPDSVFGIHLNACFSFAPSATIWTIFGSFVPSLTISDEHWSKMYPLSHHWSRMLEESGYLHLQATKPDTIGTALTDSPAGLAAYILEKFSTWTNPEFRFSKDGRLLEKFNIDELLDNVMIYWVTNSITTSMRLYSESFNKAHFNLRIDSIPIHTPLACAIFPHEIFYQSEAILRSRYANMIQINHLPRGGHFAAFEEPQLLADDFWSFVGLIEKKEKTTQKTGKSSEL; encoded by the exons atgtggaaaatcGTATTCATCGTTCTGCTGGTGATTTTTGCTGTATCAAGGCTTTTCAG CTCGTACGCTGATGTGCCCGAAGTACCAAATATACCGACTGACCAACACTGGGGACCTGGAGAGTCACGCATAGTTAACACTAATATCCGTCCATTCAAAATTGACGTCCCAAAAGAG ATTATTGATGACCTCAACGCACGCCTGAGTAGGACACGATCTTTGCGAAAGCCACTGGATAGTGCAGGATGGACTTACGGCGTGAACAGCGAGCACCTCCAAACCGTACTAGAGTACTGGAGGACAAAGTACAACTGGACGGAACGTCAAACCCTCCTCAACAAGTATCCTCAGTTCAAAACTAACATTCAAG GTTTGGACATCCACTTCTACCATGTAAAGCCTACGGTTCCCAAAGGTAGTTCTGTGAAAGTTCTTCCTCTATTGCTGGTCCATGGCTGGCCTGGATCGGTCGTCGAGTTTCAAAAGATCATCCCTCTTCTCACAACGCCACGTTCCAACAATGACTTCGTATTTGAAGTGATAGCGCCATCGCTTCCAGGGTACGGATTTTCCGATGCCGCGATTCGCCCCGGATTAGGTAATGCTCAG ATGTCAGTAGTATTGAAGAACCTGATGAGCAGACTTGGATTCGAGAAATTCTACACCCAAGGTGGAGATTGGGGCAGTCTTATTACCGCAAATATGGGAGTCCTTTTTCCTGATAG CGTTTTTGGAATACACTTGAATGCATGCTTCTCATTCGCACCTTCGGCCACTATTTGGACAATTTTCGGTTCGTTCGTCCCGTCTTTGACCATCAGCGATGAACACTGGTCCAAAATGTACCCTCTTAGTCATCACTGGTCACGTATGCTCGAAGAATCGGGATACCTACACCTCCAAGCCACCAAACCTGACACCATTG GCACAGCGCTCACCGACTCGCCAGCTGGTTTAGCCGCTTACATTTTAGAGAAATTCAGCACGTGGACAAATCCGGAATTCCGATTCAGCAAAGACGGTCGCttgcttgaaaaattcaatatcgaTGAGCTTTTGGACAATGTTATGATCTACTGGGtgacaaattcgatcacaacTAGCATGCGCTTGTACTCAGAGAGTTTCAACAAGGCTCATTTTAACCTGAGAATAGACTC CATTCCGATCCACACACCGCTAGCCTGCGCCATATTTCCGCACGAAATCTTTTACCAATCGGAGGCTATTCTTCGATCGAGATACGCAAACATGATTCAAATAAACCATCTGCCTCGCGGTGGCCACTTTGCAGCTTTTGAAGAGCCTCAGCTTCTTGCTGACGACTTCTGGTCGTTCGTCGGTCTGAttgagaagaaagaaaaaactactCAGAAGACTGGCAAATCATCGGAGctataa